One genomic region from Prionailurus bengalensis isolate Pbe53 chromosome C1, Fcat_Pben_1.1_paternal_pri, whole genome shotgun sequence encodes:
- the ANP32E gene encoding acidic leucine-rich nuclear phosphoprotein 32 family member E isoform X1 yields MEMKKRINLELRNRAPEEVTELVLDNCLCVNGEIEGLNDTFKKLEFLSMANVELSSLARLPSLNKLRKLELSDNIISGGLEVLAEKCPNLTYLNLSGNKIKDLSTVEALQNLKNLKSLDLFNCEITNLEDYRESIFELLQQITYLDGFDQDDNEAPDSEEEDDEDGDEDDEDEEEDEAGPPEGYEEEEEDEEEEEEEEEEEEAGSELGEGEEEVGLSYLMKEEIQDEEDDDDYVEEGEEEEEDEEEGLRGEKRKRDAEDDGDEEDD; encoded by the exons aTGGAGATGAAGAAGAGGATTAACCTGGAGTTAAGGAACAGAGCCCCGGAGGAG GTGACAGAATTAGTCCTTGATAATTGCCTATGTGTCAACGGGGAAATTGAGGGCCtgaatgatacttttaaaaaactagaGTTTCTGAGTATGGCTAATGTGGAACTAAGTTCACTGGCCCGGCTGCCCAGCTTAAATAAACTTCGAAAG TTGGAACTCAGTGACAATATAATTTCGGGAGGCTTGGAAGTCCTGGCAGAGAAATGTCCAAATCTTACCTACCTCAATCTGAgtggaaacaaaatcaaagatcTCAGTACAGTAGAAGCTCTG caaaatcttaaaaatttgaaaagcctTGACTTgtttaactgtgagatcacaaaccTGGAGGATTACAGAGAAAGTATTTTTGAACTGCTGCAGCAAATCACTTACCTAGATGGATTTGACCAGGATGATAACGAGGCACCGGACTCAGAAGAAGAGGACGATGAGG acggAGATGAAGATGACGAAGACGAAGAGGAAGACGAAGCTGGTCCACCAGAAGGctatgaggaggaggaggaggacgaggaggaggaggaagaggaggaggaggaggaggaggcaggctcAGAactgggagagggagaagaggaagtggGCCTCTCCTacttaatgaaagaagaaatccag gatgaagaagatgatgatgactATGttgaagaaggggaagaagaggaagaagatg AAGAAGAAGGTCTtcgaggggaaaaaaggaaacgaGATGCTGAAGACGATGGAGATGAAGAAGACGACTAG
- the ANP32E gene encoding acidic leucine-rich nuclear phosphoprotein 32 family member E isoform X2 yields MEMKKRINLELRNRAPEEVTELVLDNCLCVNGEIEGLNDTFKKLEFLSMANVELSSLARLPSLNKLRKLELSDNIISGGLEVLAEKCPNLTYLNLSGNKIKDLSTVEALTEMKMTKTKRKTKLVHQKAMRRRRRTRRRRKRRRRRRRQAQNWEREKRKWASPT; encoded by the exons aTGGAGATGAAGAAGAGGATTAACCTGGAGTTAAGGAACAGAGCCCCGGAGGAG GTGACAGAATTAGTCCTTGATAATTGCCTATGTGTCAACGGGGAAATTGAGGGCCtgaatgatacttttaaaaaactagaGTTTCTGAGTATGGCTAATGTGGAACTAAGTTCACTGGCCCGGCTGCCCAGCTTAAATAAACTTCGAAAG TTGGAACTCAGTGACAATATAATTTCGGGAGGCTTGGAAGTCCTGGCAGAGAAATGTCCAAATCTTACCTACCTCAATCTGAgtggaaacaaaatcaaagatcTCAGTACAGTAGAAGCTCTG acggAGATGAAGATGACGAAGACGAAGAGGAAGACGAAGCTGGTCCACCAGAAGGctatgaggaggaggaggaggacgaggaggaggaggaagaggaggaggaggaggaggaggcaggctcAGAactgggagagggagaagaggaagtggGCCTCTCCTacttaa